GCTCCAGTATCGGTATTGGAATACTTCGGGCGGGCTAAGCACTTCAATCACACCGATATCCTCGAATGGTGTTCCGTTGCTGTCACCCCGAAATATGATGCTTCCGCCTTCGCAACCATCGGACTCGACCGACTTAAATGGCAAGTATCGGACGATCTCATGGGGCTCAGTCAACGCACTAAAAAGTTGTTCGCGCGTTGTGCGAATAACTTTCGATTTCTCGATCACGAGGCGTTCGTCAGACATGAAATTCCCTGGTCCTGAGCCGATCCAAAATACGTCTAGCTTGCGACCGCAATCTCGATTTCTTCGGTGGAAAGGGCTCGCTGTACCGCGGGCCGGTTGAGCATTCGCCTCGTGTGGTGCGACCAGTCCTCGAACCGGCTCATGTCGAGACCTATGAGGCCGCCCCAACGGAAGAAGACGAGGGGGTAAGTGTCGGCGACCGAGAAGCGGTCGCCAACAAACCACTCGCGGCCGCGAAGCAACGCGTCGATCCGTTTGAAGCCGTCGGCGATGGTTTCGCGACCAAGCTCCACGACTTCATCTCTCGCCGCCTGCGTTGTGGCGAAGCGCTGGGAGCGCCAAAACTGCGCGAAAGCGACGTGCACGGATGAACTGAAGAAGTTGAGTAGTTGCACCGTGCGTCCATACCCCTCGTCGTCGGGGGAATCAGCACTCCGCTCGGAGCCTTGCGGGCAAGATAGAGCAGGATCGCAGGCGCTTCGGTTAGGACGAATTGATCGTCCTCCAGCACAGGCACTCGGCCTTGCGGATTCAATGCCAGAAATTCTGGCGTCTCATGCTGTTGCAGCCGGATCGTGACTCTTGTCGTCACGAAAGGCTCGCCGAGTTCTTCCAGGATGATGTGAGGGGCGAGCGAACATGCTCCTGGCGAGTAATAGAGTCGGCGCATCCCTGCCTCAGACGATTGACGGATCTGGGTTACGCGGACCGGCGGGAAGCGCCCGCGGGGCGCGCTATTGCCCGAATATCATTGGGCTGCAAGGGACACCCTTCCGTTGGCCCTGACTTCGCATTTATGTGTTACCAGGCCTGACTAAGCAGTAGATCCCGGCAGGCCGTCAAAACCAGAAGCGCAAGCCGGCCAGCACATTGAAGCCGTCAGCCCTTTCGCCCTCTTCGCGGCGGAAGTCGCCGGTGTCGCCGAAAGCATGTTCATATTCGACGCCGATGTAGGGGCGACGAGCGGCGAGACCTGGTAGCGAAGGCGAAGGCCGAGCGAGCCTTCACTCAGCCCCGCGCCAATTCCGAGTTCCTCGACATCTTGCGCTGAAAGCGCGATCTCGAGCCTCGGCTGGAGGATGAGCTTCTGAGTGACCCTAAGGTCGTATTCTGCCTCGGCCCGGGCCGTCAGTTCGCCCTTGTTCGACAGAAACATCGTCCCTTCCACTTCCCACCAATAAGGGGCGAGACCTTGGACCCCGAGGGCGAGGTGCGTTCGATTCGGTCCCGGCTGCGGATCGAAACGAATGCCTGTCTGAAGGTCGAACCATGGGCCGATGGCGTGACTCCACAGCGCCTGAACTTCGGCATGCTCGAGCTTATCGCCCCAGGATCCTTCGACCTCGCTCTTGAGCCAGAGCTTATCGATGTCGCCTCCGTACCAGGCCTGCATGTCGAGCACATATGCGTCGCGGCTGTCGCGGAAGCTGGTCTCGGCACGATCGACGAGGAGTTTGGCAGCGGGCATGCCGCCATGCTCTTCGCGCAAGATGTTGCGGCTACGCTCCATCGCCGAGCCCCAGACCGCGTCGGCCGCGTGGGCCGGGCCGGATAGCGCTTCCGATGGCGGCGACGCTATCGGGATGTCTACCGAAGCCGTTTGGCTCATCTCATGCCCGGCATGAGGGTCTGCCTGCGGACCCGAGGGCATCGTGCAATGGCCCATCGCCGCATGTTCGGGGGTGCAGGTCGATGAGAGGGGCGGTGGCGCCGCGGGCGTTTCCGGAAGTTTGCAGTGGCCCATCGCCGCATGTTCGGGTGTGCAGGTCGATGAGGGGGCGGTGGCGCCGCGGGCGTTTGGGGCAGCTTGCAGTGGCCCATCGCCGCATGTTCGGGTGTGCAGGTTCCGCTCACGGCTGGCGCCGTTTCCGAAGCCGCATGGCTGGCATGTGGGTCGGACACTTGAGCGAGCGCCGGCGAAGCTAGGCACGTCGCGGCTAGGATCAAGAAAGCCCGGGTCATGCCTTTTCTCCGTCCATCGGCCGGACGCTGACGACGCGCATCATCCCCGCATGCATGTGGTAGAGCAGGTGGCAATGGAACGCCCAGTCACCCGGCGCATCGGCCGTGAGGTCAAGGTCGACGAAGCTTCCGGGTAGCACGCGGATCGTGTGTTTCAACGGCTGGTGTCCGGGATTGCCGTTGACGATCTCGAAGAAATGGCCGTGCAGGTGCATCGGGTGGGTCATCATCGTGTCGTTGATGAGCCGAAGTCGGACGCGCTCGTTGCGAGCGAATCGATAGGGCTCCGGATTCTCGCTCAACTTCGCACCGTCCATCGACCACATGAACCGTTCCATGTTGCCGGTCAGGTGGATGTCGATACGACGGGTCGGAATGCGCGTGTCCGTGTTGGGCTTCAATGACACGAGGTCGTTATGGGTCAGAGCCTTATGGCTCACGTTGTCGAGACCGATCCCGGGATGGTCGTTCCGGTTGATCGGCATCGGCGCGATCATGTCGACACCGGGGCCAACCTTGAAGTCGACTTTGGACTTGTCACGCATGTTGTGATCCATCGTCATGGCGCCGCCGCCGTGAGCGGAGTGATCCATTGCCATGCCCATATCCGCCATGGTCAGCGTCGGCCGCTCGCGAAGCGGCGGCACTTCCGCGCGCATGCCCGCGTTTGGCGCGAGAGTTGCGACGCCCATGCCGGAACGGTCAATGCCTTCGGCCACGAACGTATAGGCCCGGTCCTCCGGGACGACGATCAGGTCGTAAGTTTCGGCATTGCCGATCTGAAGCTCGTCGACCTCGACCGGGCGGACGTCAATTCCGTCCGTTGCAACCACCAGCAACTTGAGGCCCGGAATCCGGATGTTGAAGATGGTCTGCGCTGCCGCATTGATGAGCCTGAGCCGCACGCGCTCGCCGGGACGGAACAGGCCGGTCCAATTCTCCGCCGGGCTGTGACCATTGATGAGATAGGTATAGGCGGCTGCCGTGACGTCCGAAATGTCGGTCGGGTCCATCCGCATCTGTGCGAACATCGCTGCGTCTTCTGCTGAGAGGCCGTCGTTGCCTTTGTTGGCAAGCGTTCTTTTGTTGCGGTTGAAGAAGCCGCCCTCCTGCTTCATCCGCATGAATAGCCGGTGCGGATGCATGAATGTCCAGTCGGAAAGGACGATGACGTGCTCGCGGTCGTACGCAACCGCATCGGGCCCCGCCGGATCGATGACGATCGGGCCGTAATGGCCGAGCTGCTCCTGGAGCCCGCTGTGGCTGTGGTACCAGTAGGTGCCGGACTGCCTGATCGGGAATTCGTAGGTGAAGCTCGTCTTTGCGCGAATTCCGGGGAAGCTGATTCCCGGAACGCCGTCCATCTGAAAGGGTACAAGCAAGCCGTGCCAATGGATCGATGTGTCCTCGTCCAGCCTGTTGTCCACCGTCAGACGAACTTTCTGTCCCTCTTTCAGGCGGATCAGCGGCGCCGGAACGGTGCCGTTGATGGCGATCGCATGTCCGATCCTGCCGTCAAGCGGAAAGACGAGCTTGTCGACGGTGAGGCGGATGTCCTCACCGCTTAGCGTCTGAGACGTCTTGGCGACGACCCCGTGGCTCAAGGTCGATGCCCAGGCCGGCCTCAGCGCGGCTGTCGCAGCGAGCGCGGTGCCTCCGCCGATGAACGCCCGGCGGTCGAGCGAAGGAATAATTGTCATGTCAGTCTCCGCGCCCGGACCTGGGCGCCAGAAATGTCGGTTCGGGCCGAGGGGAACGGGCGCCGCCGGCTGACGGCGCCCCTGCCCGACTAGTGGCTGGCGTGGCCTTCGTGAGCGCTGGCATCGGTCGAAGCCGGCTTGGCATCGCCCTTCATGTCCATGCACTCCATCTTGCCGTCCTTGCCCTTCATTTTCTCGCAGCATTCCTTGCAGTCATGCTTGCCCTGCTGATGCTTGGAATGATCCATGCTGCCCTCATGCGGGGCCTGGGGACCAGCCCCAGGTGCGGACTGGGCGGAAGCCGGAACGGCGAAAATAAGCGCAATCGCGCCAATAATGGTCTTCATTGTAAGTCTCCGAAAAAGCGATGTTCAACGAAAGGTTGGAACGTCAGCTTCGTCTCGGAGGCGGAGTCGCGATCTCCGGCTCGATCCCGGAGAATGGTGCCGAAATGGCCACGGTCCGCGGGGCGGTAGGCTTCATGATAGACAGCGGCACCCACACCTCGGCCGCCGGAAGCGCGGTGCACGTTGTCGTGCAGTCCATCTTCGCGGCCGGCGCCTTGTCCTTCACCGGCAGCTTGTCGCAGTGGCCGGCAGTCATGCCTAGCGCCGAGTGATCGTCCGGCGTGGGCCCGGTGCCGGCGATTGCGCCGGTCATACCGAGGGGCATAAGCATTAACGCAAAAAGCGTCAGCACCTTCATGAGCGCCGATATCATGTCATGCCTTCTAAGCATGCGCACCTTGCCTCGCAATGACTCACATCAGAACCACATGCGGGCCATCCAAAGAGCCATGCCGATCATCATCAGATTCTCGGTGAGCGAAATAAAGCCAAGGGGCACGTTGCTGGACCCGCCCACGCAGGCGCACTTCAGCGTACGCTTTTCGATGTAGACCGCTTTGAACACTGAAGTCGCACCAACCGTGCCGATGAACAGGGCAAGCGGCACGGACAACCAGCTAAGGGCACCGGCGACCATCAGAACGCCAGCGGCGCCTTCGGCGAATGGGTAGACGTAGCTGTAAGGGACCCAACGCTTCGCCAGCAGGTCGTAATTCAGGAACATCGTCGCGAAGCTTTCGACGTTCTGCAGCTTCAGGAGGGAGAGGACAATCATCGACATTCCGATGAACCACTCCGCCGCCCGGACCGTGAAAGCGCTGCCGGTTACAGCATGGCTCACCGCCATCGCCATCAGCGCCGTCATCGCGAAGAGGGCAACGACCGGACGATAGCTGGTCGCACTCGGATCGCTGACCCGCTTTCCGAGAAAACGGCGCAAGTCGTCGTATCCGCCGACGCGTCTGCCACCGATGAACACCTGCGGCGTGGTGGCTACGTTGTAGCGCGACTTGAACGCGTCCGTTTCTTCGCGGCTGGTGAGATGGTGGTCTTCGACTTCATAGCCGGAGCGTTCCAGCAAATGCTTCGCCTTGAGACCGTATGGGCAGGTGTGGTGCGGCATCACCATGCGATGAAGCACCGCCTTCCCCGTCCTGCCTGGCGCGTTTGACATGTCCGACATTTCTTCACTCCTTGTGCTCGTGTCGGCAGTGATATAGCTTCCGTACCATGGTACAGAGTCAAGGCCCTCATTCGCTCACCATTGGAAAGCTTGCCGCTGCTGGGGGGTCGGCGTTGAGACAATCCGCTTCTATCAGCGCAAGGGGCTGCTCGAGACACCAACGCGCGACGAAGGAATCCGGCGCTACGGATCGGAAGATGTTCGCCGTCTCCGCTTCATTAGGCAGGCGCAGACGGCTGGTTTCACACTTCAACAGATCAGGGAGCTGCTTCTGCTGGATTCGGGGACTGACCGAGCGCGTGTTCGCGCACTTGCCCAAACACGAATTCAGGACCTCGACAGACGGATCGCTGAACTCACGACTGCGCGGGACTCACTTCGGCGTCTTTCAAAGGAATGCGCCGAAGGCACGAGTGGGCCGTGCCCTATCCTCGAGGCATTCGAGAGTTAAGGCCCACGAATTTGGCCCGGTCAGTTGGTGGCGGGATCTTCGTCAGATGCAATGACCGTAGTTTGCTGGCCGGTCGTGTCGGCGGTCATCGAGGCGCCAGTGATGAGAACCGTCGTTCCCGGCTCCATTACCGACCGCATATGCTGGACGAATTGTCCGGGCAGCTGCATCTCCTCGACGCCGCGCGTGCTGACGATGGC
The window above is part of the Sphingomonas sp. HDW15A genome. Proteins encoded here:
- a CDS encoding glutathione binding-like protein: MQLLNFFSSSVHVAFAQFWRSQRFATTQAARDEVVELGRETIADGFKRIDALLRGREWFVGDRFSVADTYPLVFFRWGGLIGLDMSRFEDWSHHTRRMLNRPAVQRALSTEEIEIAVAS
- a CDS encoding glutaredoxin family protein translates to MSNAPGRTGKAVLHRMVMPHHTCPYGLKAKHLLERSGYEVEDHHLTSREETDAFKSRYNVATTPQVFIGGRRVGGYDDLRRFLGKRVSDPSATSYRPVVALFAMTALMAMAVSHAVTGSAFTVRAAEWFIGMSMIVLSLLKLQNVESFATMFLNYDLLAKRWVPYSYVYPFAEGAAGVLMVAGALSWLSVPLALFIGTVGATSVFKAVYIEKRTLKCACVGGSSNVPLGFISLTENLMMIGMALWMARMWF
- a CDS encoding copper resistance protein B, producing MSQTASVDIPIASPPSEALSGPAHAADAVWGSAMERSRNILREEHGGMPAAKLLVDRAETSFRDSRDAYVLDMQAWYGGDIDKLWLKSEVEGSWGDKLEHAEVQALWSHAIGPWFDLQTGIRFDPQPGPNRTHLALGVQGLAPYWWEVEGTMFLSNKGELTARAEAEYDLRVTQKLILQPRLEIALSAQDVEELGIGAGLSEGSLGLRLRYQVSPLVAPTSASNMNMLSATPATSAAKRAKGLTASMCWPACASGFDGLPGSTA
- a CDS encoding MerR family DNA-binding protein; its protein translation is MRFYQRKGLLETPTRDEGIRRYGSEDVRRLRFIRQAQTAGFTLQQIRELLLLDSGTDRARVRALAQTRIQDLDRRIAELTTARDSLRRLSKECAEGTSGPCPILEAFES
- a CDS encoding SRPBCC family protein, translated to MSDERLVIEKSKVIRTTREQLFSALTEPHEIVRYLPFKSVESDGCEGGSIIFRGDSNGTPFEDIGVIEVLSPPEVFQYRYWSTNHRTAQLAENHLRIRYTLREDGPNVVLNVSHSDIPPGPYHAVMTDVWEQVLQALKGHVER
- a CDS encoding copper resistance system multicopper oxidase, giving the protein MTIIPSLDRRAFIGGGTALAATAALRPAWASTLSHGVVAKTSQTLSGEDIRLTVDKLVFPLDGRIGHAIAINGTVPAPLIRLKEGQKVRLTVDNRLDEDTSIHWHGLLVPFQMDGVPGISFPGIRAKTSFTYEFPIRQSGTYWYHSHSGLQEQLGHYGPIVIDPAGPDAVAYDREHVIVLSDWTFMHPHRLFMRMKQEGGFFNRNKRTLANKGNDGLSAEDAAMFAQMRMDPTDISDVTAAAYTYLINGHSPAENWTGLFRPGERVRLRLINAAAQTIFNIRIPGLKLLVVATDGIDVRPVEVDELQIGNAETYDLIVVPEDRAYTFVAEGIDRSGMGVATLAPNAGMRAEVPPLRERPTLTMADMGMAMDHSAHGGGAMTMDHNMRDKSKVDFKVGPGVDMIAPMPINRNDHPGIGLDNVSHKALTHNDLVSLKPNTDTRIPTRRIDIHLTGNMERFMWSMDGAKLSENPEPYRFARNERVRLRLINDTMMTHPMHLHGHFFEIVNGNPGHQPLKHTIRVLPGSFVDLDLTADAPGDWAFHCHLLYHMHAGMMRVVSVRPMDGEKA